A genomic segment from Neobacillus sp. YX16 encodes:
- a CDS encoding PQQ-dependent sugar dehydrogenase, with product MVKVRLRPIVSKINLPTVLKTAKLPGDSMERLFIATQLGEIFYIGNSSLRTFLDIRPRIIKLGASGGYDERGLLGLAFHPQFYYNGLFYLHYSVAGTQGPGALPNSEAARQGRDALPEFFKPNPCDPRTLSLKWINRENQYDHIDTVEEWNLQSNGQPQKRRTLLNVRRPFMNHNGVNSLNFSPETGNLVLTTGDGGSGYDPFNLSQDNMEIAGKIIEIDVAKDTLIANPPVVTRFNELPLPFQETLTVIAKGVRNIPGISYQRFYHQYIKYAGNVGQDLEESIFSFVQYKPIPVTQLVQASFMNSEPDQEGIINFGWRGWEGAFPTSFMRPCSENSTLDEKVIAYYNEAITTSTRRLHPLTTYFHRDPRPDKFSGTALTGVQAYIGNGIPGLTGTVVFTDFARKESQPQVRGVLAYTRGRQNGKLNDFSVIKTDYDFGSQSAYYVSLGTNLDQTRLYLGVYGSSKVTDINQGTVFEIVP from the coding sequence ATGGTAAAAGTTCGTTTGCGTCCCATTGTCAGTAAGATAAATTTACCCACTGTATTAAAAACAGCAAAACTACCTGGTGACTCAATGGAAAGATTATTTATCGCAACTCAGCTAGGAGAAATCTTTTACATAGGAAACTCAAGTTTAAGGACTTTTTTAGATATACGCCCCCGGATTATTAAACTAGGTGCTTCTGGTGGTTATGATGAACGGGGATTGCTGGGGCTTGCGTTTCATCCCCAATTTTATTATAACGGTCTGTTTTATCTTCATTATTCAGTAGCTGGAACACAAGGTCCAGGTGCTCTTCCTAATTCAGAAGCTGCAAGACAAGGTCGAGATGCTCTGCCTGAATTTTTTAAGCCTAACCCGTGTGACCCCAGAACGTTAAGCCTAAAGTGGATAAATAGAGAAAATCAATATGATCATATTGATACAGTAGAAGAATGGAATTTACAATCGAATGGCCAGCCTCAAAAACGACGGACATTACTTAACGTAAGAAGACCATTTATGAATCATAATGGGGTCAATAGCTTAAATTTTTCCCCTGAAACAGGAAACCTTGTTTTAACAACTGGTGATGGTGGATCAGGCTATGATCCATTTAATTTAAGCCAGGATAATATGGAAATAGCAGGAAAAATAATTGAAATTGATGTGGCAAAGGATACATTAATCGCTAATCCACCCGTAGTCACACGTTTTAATGAACTTCCCTTACCTTTTCAGGAAACGCTTACGGTAATCGCTAAAGGTGTTCGCAATATACCAGGCATTTCCTATCAAAGGTTTTATCATCAGTATATCAAATATGCAGGAAATGTCGGCCAGGATTTGGAAGAGTCGATTTTTTCATTCGTTCAGTATAAACCAATACCGGTTACTCAGCTTGTTCAAGCTTCTTTCATGAATTCCGAACCTGACCAAGAAGGAATTATTAACTTTGGCTGGCGAGGATGGGAAGGTGCTTTTCCTACATCGTTTATGAGGCCCTGCTCTGAAAATTCGACATTGGATGAGAAAGTTATTGCTTATTACAATGAGGCAATAACCACTTCAACGCGGCGTCTTCATCCTTTAACTACTTATTTTCACAGAGATCCTCGACCCGATAAGTTTAGTGGAACGGCACTTACAGGGGTGCAAGCCTATATAGGGAATGGAATCCCCGGTTTAACAGGAACCGTTGTGTTTACCGATTTTGCCCGGAAAGAATCTCAACCTCAGGTTAGAGGGGTATTAGCCTATACCAGAGGTAGACAAAATGGTAAACTAAATGATTTTAGTGTGATTAAAACCGATTATGATTTTGGGTCTCAATCAGCTTATTATGTTAGCTTGGGAACAAACCTGGACCAGACCAGACTATATTTAGGGGTTTATGGCTCTTCGAAAGTGACAGATATTAACCAAGGTACCGTTTTTGAAATTGTTCCTTGA
- a CDS encoding cupin domain-containing protein, translated as MSNQLTWEAAEPGVKRKIFPPGDSVMMMEVHFEEGAEGYEHSHPHEQLTYCLRGKFAFTIEGETTIIGPGETIFIPVGAKHGARALEAGAILDTFTPLRNDLLNR; from the coding sequence ATGAGTAATCAACTTACATGGGAAGCAGCAGAACCGGGTGTGAAAAGAAAGATATTTCCTCCAGGAGATTCAGTTATGATGATGGAGGTTCATTTTGAAGAAGGGGCAGAAGGCTATGAACATAGCCATCCCCACGAGCAGCTTACTTATTGCTTAAGAGGAAAGTTTGCATTTACTATTGAAGGTGAAACAACAATTATCGGGCCTGGAGAAACCATCTTTATTCCGGTTGGGGCAAAGCACGGGGCCAGGGCTTTAGAAGCCGGTGCAATACTTGACACGTTTACCCCGTTAAGAAATGATCTGCTTAATCGATAA
- a CDS encoding DUF4822 domain-containing protein, with amino-acid sequence MNKNARILPTILLGLTLVISGCSTVTQAKTSEQKLEQNAKRNKNQQKETKGQELATILSNTNWQGTKVYDKNKNDLTKENANFIGLAKYDDKTARYEFFDKTTKASRGDKGTFFITNDGKLRVLISESMGYQAVVEITELNKDMFTYKRMGKDTNGNDLEVFVDHIPFKETELSFSDPDKKLETQTGKIVKDKDGDKILSDTLWQGTVALDENGNDVSAFNQNYLGLAKYDFKTNKYEFFDAKTGTSRGDYGYYDVVHGNKIRAHVSLGMKYGAVLELTELNENKFTYKRNGKDKDGKDITITVEHIPYKGDFKLKFTKF; translated from the coding sequence ATGAACAAAAATGCAAGGATTTTACCTACTATATTACTTGGGTTAACTTTAGTCATATCAGGTTGCAGCACAGTCACTCAAGCTAAAACAAGTGAACAGAAGCTAGAACAGAATGCAAAAAGGAATAAAAATCAACAGAAAGAAACAAAAGGACAGGAATTGGCAACTATTCTTAGTAACACAAATTGGCAAGGTACAAAAGTATATGATAAGAATAAAAATGACTTAACAAAAGAGAATGCAAACTTTATTGGTCTTGCGAAATATGACGACAAAACTGCTAGATATGAATTTTTTGATAAAACCACAAAAGCTAGCCGCGGCGATAAAGGAACATTCTTTATCACCAACGATGGAAAGCTTAGAGTATTAATTTCAGAATCTATGGGTTACCAAGCTGTTGTCGAAATAACAGAACTCAATAAAGATATGTTTACTTATAAAAGGATGGGAAAAGATACGAATGGTAACGATTTAGAGGTATTCGTTGATCATATTCCTTTTAAAGAAACTGAACTTTCCTTTTCGGATCCAGATAAGAAGTTGGAAACTCAAACAGGAAAAATTGTTAAAGACAAAGATGGAGATAAAATTTTATCAGACACGCTATGGCAAGGGACAGTGGCATTAGATGAAAATGGTAATGATGTATCAGCCTTTAACCAAAATTATTTAGGTTTAGCAAAGTATGATTTTAAGACAAATAAATATGAATTTTTTGATGCAAAAACGGGAACAAGCCGAGGTGATTACGGATATTACGATGTTGTACATGGAAATAAGATCAGAGCCCATGTTTCACTCGGAATGAAGTATGGTGCGGTTCTTGAACTTACAGAACTGAATGAAAATAAATTCACCTATAAAAGAAATGGTAAGGATAAAGATGGTAAAGACATAACCATCACCGTTGAACATATACCATATAAAGGTGATTTTAAACTAAAATTTACTAAATTTTAA
- a CDS encoding ankyrin repeat domain-containing protein: MSEQLFQAVTGKDSETVRRLIEEGVDINTQDSQGRTATMIATYNNDIETAKILIDAGADVNIKDDMENNPFLYTGAEGYIDILKLTIKAGADSSITNRFGGTALIPASEHGYVDVIKELLTNTDIDVNHVNNLGWTALLEAIILNNGDEKQQQTVKLLIDHGADVNIPDHNNVTPLQHAREKGFKEIEHILLKAGAK, encoded by the coding sequence ATGAGTGAACAACTGTTTCAAGCAGTAACAGGTAAAGATTCGGAAACTGTAAGAAGATTGATAGAGGAAGGTGTCGATATTAATACGCAGGACTCACAGGGTCGAACTGCCACTATGATTGCGACTTACAACAATGATATAGAGACTGCAAAAATACTTATTGACGCGGGGGCAGACGTCAACATCAAGGATGACATGGAAAATAACCCCTTCCTATATACCGGTGCAGAAGGGTATATCGATATTTTAAAACTAACGATTAAAGCGGGTGCCGACTCATCTATAACGAACCGGTTTGGCGGAACGGCTTTAATCCCTGCCTCAGAACATGGATATGTAGATGTTATTAAAGAACTGCTTACAAATACGGATATTGATGTTAATCATGTCAATAATCTTGGTTGGACAGCTTTACTAGAAGCGATTATTTTGAACAACGGTGATGAAAAACAGCAGCAAACGGTAAAATTGCTCATCGATCACGGGGCAGATGTCAACATACCTGATCATAATAATGTGACCCCTTTACAGCATGCACGCGAAAAAGGATTTAAAGAGATTGAACATATTTTGTTAAAAGCAGGAGCAAAATAA
- a CDS encoding response regulator transcription factor: MKKILLIEDEVSIAELQRDYLEINQFHVDVEHSGDSGLQLALHNDYDLIILDIMLPGVNGFEICKQVRQVKNIPILFVSAKKEDIDKIRGLGLGADDYITKPFSPSELVARVKAHIERYERLAGSQSKSNTIKVKEITIDKSARKVYINGEDTSFTTKEFDLLVFLVNHPNQVLNKEQLYENIWGYEMAADVSTVTVHIRKIRGKIEKDPAHPKYLETVWGAGYRFNV, from the coding sequence ATGAAAAAGATATTATTGATTGAAGATGAAGTGAGTATCGCAGAATTGCAAAGAGATTATTTAGAAATTAATCAGTTTCATGTTGATGTAGAACATAGTGGTGATTCAGGACTCCAACTGGCGCTTCATAATGATTATGATTTAATTATTTTGGACATCATGCTCCCAGGGGTAAATGGGTTTGAGATATGTAAACAAGTACGCCAAGTTAAAAATATTCCGATTTTGTTTGTTTCCGCGAAAAAAGAGGATATCGATAAAATTCGAGGTCTCGGCTTAGGGGCCGATGATTACATTACCAAACCTTTTAGTCCAAGCGAGTTGGTAGCTAGGGTGAAAGCGCATATAGAGCGGTATGAACGATTAGCAGGAAGTCAGTCAAAATCAAATACGATCAAGGTTAAAGAGATTACGATCGATAAGTCAGCACGCAAAGTTTATATAAACGGAGAGGACACATCGTTCACAACAAAGGAATTTGATCTGTTGGTCTTTCTTGTGAATCACCCGAATCAAGTATTGAACAAAGAACAGCTTTATGAAAATATTTGGGGCTATGAAATGGCAGCAGATGTTTCAACAGTGACTGTTCATATCAGAAAAATACGCGGGAAAATTGAAAAGGATCCTGCACATCCGAAATACCTAGAAACGGTTTGGGGGGCAGGGTATCGATTCAATGTTTAA
- a CDS encoding HAMP domain-containing sensor histidine kinase, with protein sequence MSIKMRFLLSYVGVIVFSITLFLAAGYLLIFTITGDVNSIEKFYKKSYLQKPLTAVEESVFLDLKLLAKNNSEQLLNNGQLKKIEHQDIKIVVRKDKNIEYATSTLDKQALVTSLPKFEESNINTRDSIKINEFFFTYVKFDFYFSDKSKGSIFVLRKVSSNAQLIQELFPILLGLLLLLFIMIIGLLNYLVSRSIIKPISVLKEGAERIKSGDLNFEIITTSNDEIGQLNKTFEEMRVKLKESITLQIQYEENRKELLSNISHDLKTPITSIIGYVEGIKDGVANTREKMEKYLTTIHVKARDMDSLIDELFLFSKLDLKKESFTFETIELVEYLRDYVEKLHLDLIQKGIQIHHHPMNHPIYVTADREKIKRVLVNLINNCVKYMNKDDKYISISLHEGPFDVIVEVSDNGYGIEPSALPYIFNRFYRAEKSRNSQTGGSGLGLAISKHIIEEHGGEIWATSEKGKGTSVFFSLKKGV encoded by the coding sequence TTGTCCATTAAAATGAGATTTCTGTTGTCCTACGTGGGAGTAATCGTGTTTTCTATCACTTTATTCTTAGCTGCTGGTTATTTACTTATTTTTACAATAACAGGCGATGTAAATTCTATAGAGAAATTTTACAAAAAATCATATCTTCAAAAACCTTTGACTGCTGTAGAAGAAAGCGTATTTCTAGATTTGAAGCTATTGGCAAAAAATAACTCTGAGCAGCTATTAAATAATGGACAACTGAAGAAGATTGAACATCAAGATATCAAAATTGTCGTTAGAAAAGATAAGAACATTGAGTACGCGACTTCCACTTTAGATAAACAGGCATTGGTTACGTCACTTCCTAAGTTTGAAGAATCGAATATTAATACGAGGGACTCCATTAAAATCAATGAATTCTTTTTCACGTATGTGAAGTTTGATTTTTATTTTTCAGATAAAAGTAAAGGAAGTATTTTTGTATTGAGGAAGGTAAGCTCAAATGCCCAATTGATTCAAGAGCTGTTTCCCATTTTATTAGGTCTTTTGCTGCTTCTGTTTATCATGATTATTGGATTATTAAACTATTTGGTGTCAAGAAGCATTATCAAGCCGATCTCCGTTTTAAAAGAAGGGGCTGAACGGATTAAATCAGGAGATTTAAATTTCGAAATCATAACGACTTCAAATGACGAAATCGGACAATTAAATAAAACCTTTGAAGAAATGAGAGTTAAACTAAAGGAGTCTATAACGCTCCAGATTCAATATGAAGAAAATCGAAAAGAACTTCTTTCTAATATTTCACATGATCTTAAGACACCGATTACTTCCATAATTGGCTATGTTGAGGGGATTAAAGACGGGGTGGCCAACACACGAGAGAAAATGGAGAAGTATTTAACAACCATTCACGTAAAAGCAAGAGATATGGATTCATTGATCGATGAACTGTTTTTATTTTCAAAACTTGATTTAAAGAAAGAGTCATTCACATTTGAAACGATCGAACTAGTTGAATATTTACGAGATTATGTAGAAAAACTTCATCTAGATTTAATTCAAAAAGGGATACAGATTCACCATCATCCAATGAATCACCCTATATACGTTACGGCTGACCGAGAGAAGATAAAACGTGTTTTAGTAAATCTCATTAACAATTGCGTTAAGTATATGAATAAAGATGATAAGTACATTTCTATTAGTCTGCATGAAGGACCATTTGATGTAATCGTAGAAGTATCTGATAATGGTTATGGCATAGAACCTTCTGCGTTGCCATACATTTTTAATCGCTTTTACCGAGCTGAAAAGTCTAGAAATTCCCAGACTGGTGGAAGTGGATTAGGGCTGGCCATTTCCAAACACATTATCGAAGAGCACGGTGGGGAGATTTGGGCAACGAGTGAGAAAGGCAAAGGTACAAGTGTTTTCTTTTCTTTGAAGAAAGGTGTGTAA